The Gammaproteobacteria bacterium genomic interval TGCTGAACTGGAACCTGTTCGGCGACACCGCGCCGGCGCGGCTCGCCGAGCGTCGCCGAGGTCTGTCGGTCTATTGGGAGCGCGGCAGCGCCTGGTACGAGTCCGCGCCGGATTTCGATCCGGCCTTCGTCGATGCCTATGGCCTGTATCTCGCCAATTCCGAGGCCTCACGGCAGATGCTGCTGCAGCGCTGGGGTGTGCGCGGCGAAGTGCAGGTCTGCGCGCCGGGCGTGGTCTTCGGCGGGGGGCCGGGCGCCATGGCGCGAAGCCTGCCCGAGGGGCGTGCTGTGCGTTTGGGTTTCGCCGCGCGGCTGCGCGGCTTCAAGGGCGGTGTGCTGGCGGTTCATGCCATCGCCGAGCTTGCCCGGCGTGGAATCGACGCCGAACTCTGGGTGGCCGGTGAAGGCAAGGACGGCACGCGCATGAGCGCCGAAGCGCTGCGTCTCGGCATTGCCGAACGCGTGCGCATGCTCGGCCGGGTATCGCCGATGGAGCCATTTCTGGATTCGATCGACCTGCTGCTGCATCCGGCGTTGCGCGAACCTTACGGACTTGCCTGCGCCGAGGCTCTGGCGGCGGGTGCGCCGGTGGTGGCGACCGCCGTGGACGGGCTCGGCGAGGTTGTCGAGCATGGCGTCACCGGGCTGTGCGTGGAGCCGACGTTGCCGCTGTCGCGCTACGCCGAGTTCGGCGGCGATGCCGGCGATGTCTATCCGATGGTGTACCGACCGCAAAGCGGCACGATCGGCGAACCGATGTTGCCCGATCCGGCCGCGCTCGCCGACGCGGTGGCGATTATCATGGACGCTGACCGCTACACGGCAATGAGCGCGGCAGCGCTGCAAGCGCATCGTGGTCGCCTGGCGTTCGAGCGTAAACAGGAACACCTGTACGAACTGTTGCGTGCGGCCTTGGGGAAGGTCGCGGCGTAAGTGTCGTGCGGGGTCGTGCGGGGTCGTGCGGGGTCGTGCGGGATGGCCGGGCAATCGTGATTGCCGTGTAGTCGGCAGCTTCGGGCTGGATTCGAAGGGGGCGGAACCAGGAAGGCGTTCATTCCGGAACTGCGGTCTTTCGATTCGAGAGGAATCTGTGTCGACAGTTTCGAGTCTGCATGTACTGTCCAGCCCGCATCTCGCGGGTGCGGAAAACACCTTCCTGCGATGCGTGCAGGGCCTGCGCCGGGCCGGCAACCCCACGCATATCGCGGTCAAGCCGGGCTCGCCGCTGGCGCGGGCCTTCGGTTCTCCGGGCGCCCCGTACGAACTGCCGATGCGCAACTATCTCGATGTGCCGGCGGTACTGCGTATCCGCGCACTGATCCGGCAGCACCAGGCCGAGGTGGTGCAAAGCTGGATGTCGCGCGGCACCTGGCTGACGCGCGCGCCACGCGGCTGCCTGCACGTTGCGCGGCTCGGCGGCTACTACCGCGCCCGCTATTTCCGTCACGCCGACGCCTGGGTCACGGTGACGCATACCCTGCGCAAGTGGATGCTGAGCGTGGGCTTTCCGCCGGACCGCGTCGAGACGATTCCCAATTTCGTGCCGGATGTTCCGCGGGACACTCCGCCGCCGTTCTCCCGCCACGACCTCGGCATTCCCGAAGATGCGCTGCTGATCGTCTCCATGGGACGTCTGATCGGCAAGAAGGGTTATCAGGACCTGATTCCGGCATTCATCGAACTCGGCGCGCAGCCTCGTGGACGCCCCTTGCATCTGCTGCTGATGGGAGACGGCCCGATGCGGGCGGAGCTGCAGGGTCTGGCGCGCGCGGCGCCGGGGCGCATCCATTTCACCGGCTGGGTCGATCGGGCGGAGACCGCGCTCAAGCTGGCAGACCTCTTTGTCTGCCCGTCACGTGAGGAGGCGCATGGCAACGTGATTCTCGAAGCCTGGAGTCAGCGCTTGCCGGTGTTGGCCACGCGCTGTGACGGCCCGGCCGAACTGATCCTGCACGAGGACGACGGCTATCTGGCCGAAGTGGCGGACCCCGCGAACCTGCGCCGGGCGCTGGCCACGGTGATCGGCAATCCCACGCTGATGACGCAAATGGCGGCGCGCGGGCGCGCGATGTTTGAAGAACGCCACAGCGAGACGGCGGTGGTGGCCGCCTATGTCGATTTCTATCAGCGCATGCGGATGCACGCCGGTATTCGCCGTTGAATCAGCGGCATACCGAGAACCCGCCGCGCCGGTCCAGGTGAAAGTGATCGGCATGTGCCGCGTTGTAGCCCGGACCCAGCACGGTCGAGAAATAGCGGCAGGCGCGGTCATGAATTTCGTGCAGGAAGCGCGCTTCCTCGGTGTCGGCATTCCAGTCCGCGGCCACGCTGATGCGGCGCCCGTCGGCCAGGCGCACGCCGGCGAAGTCGAAGGCATTGGCGGTGGCGTGTTCGCTGCGGCGGCCGCTGTCACGGCCGTACAGGTTGCGGCAGGCGTAGGAGCCGTAATGGTCGATGCGCGTCACGGTGGAGCCGAGCATGGATCGTGCCGCGTCCTGCAGCTCATGGCGCTGAAACACGGCCAGCGATGCCGCCATCGGGCAGCTCAGGCTGAAGGCGCCCGAATAGTCCAGCGCACCCGATTCGATGCGCACGGCATCCTGAAATCCGCAGCCCGCGCCGGTGGTCCGGTCCTCAAGCGGGCTGAAGTTCAGGTGACTGTCTTCGAGAAACCGCAGACAGGCCGGCGTGTCGTCCTCGAAGCGCGCGAGCTTGTAGCCGGTCAGCCAGTTCGGCGCCTGCTCCGCTTGCAGCGGCGTCCACGGCAGATTGCGATCGTCCACGTGCGGCGCACCACGCTGCCAGGCGAGCGCGCACAGCGCGATGAGCAGTATCGACAACAGCAGGAAACGCCTCATTCTTCGCAGTGTGCAGCGGCCACTCTGTCGCCGCGCTGAGTGCTTCGAGTGGCGCCGTTCGAGGCCGGGTTCTACTGTGTCGCCCATGAACCTCATGGACCCCTGGATGTATGAGCCCGATACCGGCCGCCCGGCCGCATGGCTGCATCCCAGCGATGTCGCGGCGTTGGCTCAGCTGGCGACCAGCGCGACCTTGCAACTGACCGATATCGTCGAGGCGGTGCACGATTCGGTGTTGCGTCCGCCGTTTCTGCCGACCCGGGGGCCGCGCGGGCGGACCCGCGGCATCACCGGTTTCGTCTACGGCTGCGTGCGCGGGGTCACCGCGGCGGTCGGGCAGGGCTTGAATCTGGCGCTGCCGCCCTTGTTGCAACGCCTGCCGCATCCGTCGTCGACACCGCAGCGTGACGCGGCGGTGTCGGCGCTCAACGGCGTGCTCGGCGATCATCTGGCCGCGACGGCCAATCCGCTGGCCACGCCCATGAGCTTTTGCCTTGAGGGCCGGCCTTTGCCGCTGCGCCGCGAGGAACTGCGCGCGCGCTTGCCGCGAGCACGTGAACGCCTCGTGGTGATGGTCCACGGCCTGTGCATGAACGATCGCCAGTGGAACTGGAACGGCCACGATCATGGTGTCGCGATCGCCGAGGCGCTGGATTGCAGCGTGCTGTACCTGCGCTACAACAGCGGCCGCCATATCTCGGAGAACGGTCGAGAACTGGCCCAGCTCCTGGAAGCCCTGGTTGCGCAATGGCCGTGTCCGCTG includes:
- a CDS encoding glycosyltransferase — translated: MLNWNLFGDTAPARLAERRRGLSVYWERGSAWYESAPDFDPAFVDAYGLYLANSEASRQMLLQRWGVRGEVQVCAPGVVFGGGPGAMARSLPEGRAVRLGFAARLRGFKGGVLAVHAIAELARRGIDAELWVAGEGKDGTRMSAEALRLGIAERVRMLGRVSPMEPFLDSIDLLLHPALREPYGLACAEALAAGAPVVATAVDGLGEVVEHGVTGLCVEPTLPLSRYAEFGGDAGDVYPMVYRPQSGTIGEPMLPDPAALADAVAIIMDADRYTAMSAAALQAHRGRLAFERKQEHLYELLRAALGKVAA
- a CDS encoding glycosyltransferase; the encoded protein is MSTVSSLHVLSSPHLAGAENTFLRCVQGLRRAGNPTHIAVKPGSPLARAFGSPGAPYELPMRNYLDVPAVLRIRALIRQHQAEVVQSWMSRGTWLTRAPRGCLHVARLGGYYRARYFRHADAWVTVTHTLRKWMLSVGFPPDRVETIPNFVPDVPRDTPPPFSRHDLGIPEDALLIVSMGRLIGKKGYQDLIPAFIELGAQPRGRPLHLLLMGDGPMRAELQGLARAAPGRIHFTGWVDRAETALKLADLFVCPSREEAHGNVILEAWSQRLPVLATRCDGPAELILHEDDGYLAEVADPANLRRALATVIGNPTLMTQMAARGRAMFEERHSETAVVAAYVDFYQRMRMHAGIRR
- a CDS encoding extensin family protein, with translation MRRFLLLSILLIALCALAWQRGAPHVDDRNLPWTPLQAEQAPNWLTGYKLARFEDDTPACLRFLEDSHLNFSPLEDRTTGAGCGFQDAVRIESGALDYSGAFSLSCPMAASLAVFQRHELQDAARSMLGSTVTRIDHYGSYACRNLYGRDSGRRSEHATANAFDFAGVRLADGRRISVAADWNADTEEARFLHEIHDRACRYFSTVLGPGYNAAHADHFHLDRRGGFSVCR
- a CDS encoding GPI inositol-deacylase; its protein translation is MYEPDTGRPAAWLHPSDVAALAQLATSATLQLTDIVEAVHDSVLRPPFLPTRGPRGRTRGITGFVYGCVRGVTAAVGQGLNLALPPLLQRLPHPSSTPQRDAAVSALNGVLGDHLAATANPLATPMSFCLEGRPLPLRREELRARLPRARERLVVMVHGLCMNDRQWNWNGHDHGVAIAEALDCSVLYLRYNSGRHISENGRELAQLLEALVAQWPCPLREIDLVGHSMGGLLSRSACHYAQGRSMVWRRLLRRLICLGTPHLGAPLERGGHGLHSVLAAVPYAAPFARLGRLRSAGITDLREGNVRDEDWQGFDRFSNGLGPPELTPLPDDVACYALAATTARQISGESSVRRGDCVIGDGLVPVNSALGRHPERRRALRFARSHRVVIDRTNHMDLLGSARVCEQLLRWLRSESAIGGVREMP